The Fusobacterium pseudoperiodonticum DNA window AACAGTCATTCTAGCTGAAAAAGCTGTTTTTGAAGAAAAGAAAAAACAGTATTTTGAACTTGATAAAACTATAAAGAATTTAGAACTTTCTTTAAAAACTGAAGAAGTGAATCTAAAGGAAATAGAACTAAATATTAAAAGTTTGGATATAAGTATTCAACAGCTTATTGAAAATCAAGAATTTCAAGATAGCACGAGCTTAAAAGAGCATAAAAAAGGATTAGAAGTTGAACTTAAAAATTTAAATTTAGATGAAAAAAGAGAAAACTTAAAAAATCTTATCGAAAGTTTAGAGTTTGAAAAAGAAAAGATTTTAAAAAATCAAAGTTCAATAGAAAATAATCTGAAAGAAATTGATGAATATTGTAAAAAAATTAAAGCAGATATAGATAAAAATATTGAAAATATCACTTCTGAAATAAAAATTTTTGAGAATAAATTAACTGAGTTAAAAACTTCATATAATGAATATATAAAAAATAATGTCTTAGCAAAAGACCTGGAAAACTTACTTCTAAAAGTAGAGAAAAGTATCAAAGAACTTTATTCTTTAAGATTTAATAAAAATTCATTGAAAGAAAAAGTATTTAGCTTAGAAGATAAAATAAAAAATATAAAAATAGATGAACTTAGAGAAAAATTTAATATTCTTAAAGAAGAATTAAATGAAATTAGTAAAAAATTAGGTTCATCTCAAGAAAAGATTGAAAACTTTAAGAAAATATTAGAAAAGATAGTTTCACAAGAAGAAAAACAAAAAAAATTGCTTGTTGAATTAAAGAAGTTAGAAGATAAATCAAATAGAGCAAATTTAATTAGAAATGAAGTAGGAAAAATGGGTAGAGCTATTTCTAAATATATGCTTAGTGGTATCAGTAACATTGCTAGCTTGAATTTCAATAAGATTACAGGAAGAACTGAAAGAATTGAATGGAGCAATGATGAAAAAGATAAGTATGTTCTATATTTAGTAGGGCAAGAAAGAAAAATTGCCTTTGAGCAGTTATCAGGTGGTGAACAAGTTTCTGTTGCGATAGCAATAAGAGGAACAATGACAGAATACTTCACTAACTCTAGGTTTATGATATTAGATGAGCCTACAAACAACTTAGACACTGAAAGAAAAAAATTACTTGCTGAGTATATGGGAGAAATTTTAAAGAATTTAGACCAAAGTATAATAGTTACTCATGATGATACATTTAGAGAAATGGCAGAAAAGATAATAGAATTGTAGAGGAAAAAATGAAAGTAAATTATGATTTAAAGATGGAAGAAATTTTAAAGGAAATCACTGAGAGTGGAAAGAAAAAAAGATTACTTATTCATTCTTGTTGTGGTCCTTGCAGTTCATCTGTTTTAGAATATCTAAAAGAATTTTTTCAAATAGATATTTATTTCTATAATCCAAATATAACTTTTGACTATGAATATTTGGCTAGAATGGACGAACAAAAAGAAATGTTGGAAAAATTGGACTATGATATGAATGTCATAGAAGGAGTCTATAATCCAAAGGAAGATTTTTTTGAAAAGATAAAAGGTCTTGAAAATGAAAAAGAAGGTGGACAGAGATGCTATTCTTGTTATGATATAAGAATAGGAGAAACTGCTAAAAAAGCTAAAGAAGAAGGCTATGACTTTTTTAGTACTGTTTTAAGTATAAGTCCAATGAAAAATGTAAACTATATAAATGAGATAGGTGAAAAATATTCTAAAGAATATGATATTCCATTTTTGTTTGCAGATTTTAAAAAGAAAAATAGATATTTAAGGTCAGTACAAATTTCTAAAGAATTAAATATGTACAGACAAGAATATTGTGGTTGTGTGTTCTCTAAAGTAGAAAAAGAACAAAGAGACAAAGAAAAAGCAGAAAAAGAAAAACAGGAGGAAACAAAAAATGACTAGCTTTTCAGAAAAAACAGTGAGAGGAGTCTCACTTATATTTTTAATAATTTTTTCTTATTTAACTTATAAAAATTACTACTACAGCCCCCTTATAGTTTTAACTATAATGATATTTTTTTCAACTAAGGGAGTTCAGATGTTTGAGAACAGAATTTTCCTATCAACAAGGGCAATATTCTGGGTATTGTTTTCAACACTATTATTTTTAAGAATTTATTTTAATGAAAGTACTCATTTAGATATGAAAAATACCAAAACTTTAATGACTATCGCCATAATATCTATTTGTATAGGAACTTGGAT harbors:
- a CDS encoding epoxyqueuosine reductase QueH — translated: MKVNYDLKMEEILKEITESGKKKRLLIHSCCGPCSSSVLEYLKEFFQIDIYFYNPNITFDYEYLARMDEQKEMLEKLDYDMNVIEGVYNPKEDFFEKIKGLENEKEGGQRCYSCYDIRIGETAKKAKEEGYDFFSTVLSISPMKNVNYINEIGEKYSKEYDIPFLFADFKKKNRYLRSVQISKELNMYRQEYCGCVFSKVEKEQRDKEKAEKEKQEETKND